A single window of Sphingobium sp. SCG-1 DNA harbors:
- a CDS encoding enoyl-CoA hydratase/isomerase family protein, with product MTDEVLISVEGAVGRIRLNRPKAIHALTPGMCEAIVQALLDWRQDDGIIAVMIDHAEGRGFCAGGDIALIANSAKSDCKDAERFFHIEYRMNHLLFVYEKPIVAFMDGITMGGGVGISLPARYRVATERTVFAMPETGIGLFPDVGGGWFLPRLPGRIGVYLATTGNRINGADAKAIGLATHYMSSERLEEVKDHILTDPETLSAVLDQADETPPPSALEAQRTDIDRLFASDRYEDILASLKAEGSEWADKMLSVLATKSPQTIKVALRQLSDGARFTDFADNMRNEYRIAHHVIRRPDFVEGVRALIFEKDNAPQWNPSSPEVVSDALIDSLFAPLAADQEWTPLPELEPNRHVL from the coding sequence ATGACGGACGAGGTTCTGATATCGGTCGAAGGCGCAGTAGGCCGCATCCGCCTCAACCGGCCCAAGGCGATCCACGCGCTGACGCCCGGCATGTGCGAAGCCATCGTTCAGGCATTGCTCGACTGGCGACAGGATGACGGCATCATCGCGGTGATGATCGACCATGCCGAAGGGCGCGGCTTTTGCGCTGGCGGTGACATCGCCCTGATCGCGAACAGCGCGAAAAGCGACTGCAAGGATGCGGAGCGCTTTTTCCATATCGAATATCGGATGAACCATCTGCTGTTCGTCTACGAAAAACCGATCGTCGCCTTCATGGACGGCATCACCATGGGCGGCGGCGTGGGTATTTCGCTGCCCGCGCGATACCGGGTCGCGACGGAGCGCACGGTGTTCGCGATGCCGGAAACCGGGATCGGCCTGTTCCCGGACGTGGGCGGCGGCTGGTTCTTGCCGCGCCTGCCAGGACGGATTGGCGTCTATCTCGCGACGACTGGCAACCGGATCAACGGCGCGGATGCAAAGGCGATCGGCCTTGCCACGCACTATATGTCCTCCGAGAGGTTGGAGGAGGTGAAGGATCACATCCTGACCGATCCTGAAACGCTTTCGGCGGTCCTCGATCAGGCGGATGAAACGCCGCCACCGTCAGCGCTTGAGGCACAGCGCACGGACATCGATCGTTTGTTCGCGTCGGACCGCTACGAGGATATTTTGGCCAGCCTGAAGGCCGAAGGTTCGGAATGGGCGGACAAGATGCTCTCCGTCCTTGCCACCAAGTCGCCGCAGACGATCAAGGTCGCGCTCCGCCAACTGTCCGACGGCGCACGGTTCACCGATTTCGCGGACAATATGCGCAATGAATATCGCATCGCGCATCATGTCATCCGCCGTCCGGATTTCGTAGAAGGCGTGCGCGCACTGATCTTCGAGAAGGACAATGCGCCGCAATGGAACCCGTCCTCTCCCGAGGTGGTCAGCGACGCGCTCATTGATTCGCTCTTTGCCCCCCTTGCGGCCGATCAGGAATGGACGCCGCTTCCCGAACTGGAGCCCAACCGCCATGTCCTATGA
- a CDS encoding acyl-CoA dehydrogenase family protein translates to MTQFDLTDDQREIQNLARRFTADAITPHAAEWDEKHIFPRDTIRAAAELGFGSIYVSEESGGIGLGRLESAIIMEAMAYGCPSTSAFISIHNMAAWMIDRFGNDTVKSRYLPDLVSMTRLASYCLTEAGAGSDAASLKTKAVKDGDDYVITGSKQFISGGGENEVYVVMARTSDDGAKGISCFVVEKDMPGVSFGAQERKLGWHSQPTAQVNFDGVRIPATNRVGGEGEGFRIAMMGLDGGRLNIGACSLGGAQRCLDEAVTYTKDRKQFGQSISDFQATQFTLADMVTELEAARVLLYAAAVKVTENAPDKTPFAAMAKRLATDTGSSVVDRALQLHGGYGYLMDYPIERFWRDLRVHSILEGTNQVMRMIIARDMLRQ, encoded by the coding sequence ATGACTCAGTTCGACCTTACCGACGACCAGCGCGAGATACAGAATCTCGCGCGCCGCTTTACGGCAGACGCCATTACGCCGCATGCGGCGGAGTGGGACGAGAAGCATATCTTCCCGCGCGATACGATCCGCGCCGCCGCCGAACTGGGCTTCGGCAGTATCTATGTGTCAGAGGAATCGGGCGGCATCGGCCTCGGGCGGCTCGAATCGGCGATCATCATGGAGGCGATGGCTTATGGCTGTCCTTCCACCAGCGCATTTATCTCCATCCACAACATGGCCGCGTGGATGATCGACCGCTTCGGCAACGATACGGTGAAGTCGCGTTATCTGCCCGACCTCGTGTCCATGACGCGCCTCGCGAGCTACTGCCTGACCGAAGCGGGCGCAGGGTCGGACGCGGCAAGCCTCAAGACCAAGGCCGTGAAGGACGGCGACGATTACGTCATTACCGGATCGAAGCAGTTCATTTCGGGCGGCGGCGAGAATGAAGTCTATGTCGTCATGGCCCGCACGAGCGACGATGGCGCGAAGGGGATTTCCTGCTTCGTCGTCGAGAAGGACATGCCCGGCGTCAGCTTCGGCGCGCAGGAGCGCAAGCTTGGCTGGCATTCGCAACCGACCGCGCAAGTCAATTTCGACGGCGTGCGGATACCCGCCACCAACCGGGTGGGCGGCGAAGGCGAAGGCTTCCGGATCGCGATGATGGGGCTGGACGGTGGCCGCCTGAATATCGGCGCCTGCTCGCTGGGCGGCGCGCAGCGGTGCCTGGACGAAGCCGTCACTTATACCAAGGACCGCAAGCAATTCGGCCAGAGCATTTCCGATTTTCAGGCGACGCAGTTCACGCTGGCGGACATGGTGACCGAGCTTGAGGCCGCGCGCGTGCTGCTTTATGCAGCGGCAGTGAAAGTCACCGAGAATGCGCCGGACAAGACACCCTTTGCTGCAATGGCCAAGCGCCTTGCCACCGACACCGGTTCGTCGGTCGTCGACCGCGCGCTTCAGCTTCACGGCGGCTATGGCTATCTGATGGACTATCCGATCGAACGCTTCTGGCGCGACTTGCGTGTCCATTCGATTCTGGAGGGGACCAATCAGGTGATGCGCATGATTATCGCACGGGACATGCTGCGCCAATGA